The nucleotide sequence GTCAATCCCCCCTGGGGGCAGATCGCGGCCATAAAGGCATCCCTCCCGGGCCGTCCCTTCATCTTCACTGAGCATTGGTCCGGCTATCACCGCGCCAGCGGCGAGTTCCGCGGTTTTTTCCGCAAACGGCTGACGGCCTGGGTCGTCCGCCGGGCTTTCGCCGTGACGACGGTCTCGCGCAATCTCCAGGAAATCATGGAAAGCCACGGCTTGCGCGGCCGCTACCGGGTCGTCCCCAACGCCGTCCGCTGCGATCTCTTTTACCCGGCCGCTACGCCGCGCTCCGGATCGTTGCCGCTTTTTCTCCATGTGTCGCGCCTGACGCCGCTGAAAAACGTGGCGGGGATCCTGCGCGCCGCCGCCGTGCTGCGCGGCCAGGGCCGCGATTTCCGCCTGCACATCGTCGGCGAGGGCAAAGACCGGAAATCGTTGGAGAAGCTGGCCGTGACCCTCTCTCTGGGCGAGGCTTTCGTGCGCTTTTTGGGCCGGAAGGACGAGGCCGCCCTGGCCGAAATCATGCGCCAGGCCGATTGCTTCGTTTTGTTCAGCCATTACGAAAACCTGCCCTGCGTCATCTCCGAGGCGATGGCCAGCGGTCTGCCGGTCATCGCCTCAAGGGTGGGCGG is from Candidatus Aminicenantes bacterium and encodes:
- a CDS encoding glycosyltransferase, encoding MSDKIKVLFWPGCWYPDRLDPGNGIFVRRHAETVAPLADVAVLYIAADAGLKKQTYDCDVSRDETGLAVRVYFRPFPVPWRPLRLFNVWRYFRAARRGIRTLRSGWGTPDIVHLQVNPPWGQIAAIKASLPGRPFIFTEHWSGYHRASGEFRGFFRKRLTAWVVRRAFAVTTVSRNLQEIMESHGLRGRYRVVPNAVRCDLFYPAATPRSGSLPLFLHVSRLTPLKNVAGILRAAAVLRGQGRDFRLHIVGEGKDRKSLEKLAVTLSLGEAFVRFLGRKDEAALAEIMRQADCFVLFSHYENLPCVISEAMASGLPVIASRVGGIAEQVQAETGILVPPGDEAALAKAMSDILDGNVSLDRRAARRFAEENYSYAEVGKRFLLLYQEALKKTGSRS